ATTCCTAATTGTACAACTGTTGGATGACTTCCATAATATTTTGACTGTTAGACTACCAACAAATCTGAAGCTATCATTAGCTACGCACATGGCTAGTGGCCTACTGGACATCTATCCTTCAATTCCTGCTGTTCCTATTCCTACAAGAGATACAAGACACAGCCGAGTGATTGTGAAGATAgggaatgaaaataaaatttgcagAGGAGGAATTGTTCTAGACTACATAAAAGAGTTGTTTCAAAGACCAGTGTTATCAAAAATGTACTTGGAAACAAATCACCAATGCATTTCACCAAAATACATCCAACAACAACTAAAGGAATTGAGGTATTCTATGGATTTTAATGTAGTTATCTAAAGGTCAGCAATCCATATAAGAAAAATactgttttctctttttaaaaaatgttttaatatTGACACTTCCTAAATATTTTTCCAGGCACAATACTTTATTCCCCTATATGGACCTACCACCCAATAAATATGTACCTCTTACATTAGTagagtaaaataaaaacaaaaacaaatatggaaCATTAAATATGccaaattatcatttttttctttttttgtaggGTCTTTTCTGGGTTGTCGCACGATGAGCTCTGTACCCTTGAGTCTACTAATTTAATAGATGAGTTTGAGCAATCTTTGAAAAGTATGGAGGACTATAAATCAGCCATTGATCACATATTCCTGTGCTGTCCACAACTGGAACATTACTTGAAAAAATTTGTAGTACCAGCACCCGGGGACTGGCCAACTTGGTTTTATCAAAAGAAACTCATTGCTCAAGAAGTCAATGCAGATGCCAGTTTCCTATCAGTCATCCCAGAGCAGGGCCCATTTCATGTTTTCCTGAATCTACAAGATGTTGTAAAAATTTATGActtcttatttaaaaaagtgtACAAAGAGACATTTGGATCTGACTTACCCAACAAGCCAAAGCCTTTTCGCGTCAGCCTGGTAATAACTGCTGTTTTTCTGGCGTGGGGCAAATTACGTGATAAAGTTCTCCTAAAATTCAAGCTCTGCAAAGACATAGAGTATGCTTCCATTCTGTTTCTTTTAGATGAGGTGGTTCCCATATCATTCTTCCACTATCCTGTTACATTCAGGTCTGGAGACATGGAATCATATATAACAATGATGTTAAAGTTATCTCTACTGTTTATAATCTGGAAAAGGCATCATTATGACAGATCAACACTCTTGATGCttagtgacttttcttttcacAAACAACATTTTTCACAGTACCATGAacttaaaaagaaatggaTGGCTCTAATAACAGAAAAGAAAGTTGAAATCTGGCATAGTGTGCTACGCAGCTTCATTTCAAGTTATGACAGTGCTAGTCAAATTAGGGACAAAGCCCTGTCATTTGCTGCATCAAAGACAGAACAGCTCTTTCATAACTATTTAACAACACCATACAGTAGAGGTTATTCTGAAAAAGACCTAAGTTTGGTGACTGGTACAGCTGCTGATGCATTACTGAAAATCATCAAGCAAGTTGGTCAAAATCTGGGAAAAGCAAAGCAGGTATAGTAgacatccatccatccataaGTAATTTTTTATTACCTTGGTGCAGTGCAGTGCctgaacaatgtttttttatgcagggaagtaataataatgattagtCGAGCACTTGATCATAGCCTcaacttattttctttttcatgacTAACAATTGtgtctatttttttacatttaaggTTCCACAAGAAACAAATGCAAGAGGGCAGCCTAAAGGAGACATGAAATTTTTTCTTCCTACCTTTGACACCGCCATTACTTCAAAAGCAATGCCCCTTGGCTACTCATTTGTAAAAGAAGACCCTTCCACAATGCCTGATCCTAAATTAATCTGTGACTACAAAAACTGCACGCAATTATCAACAACCAATGTCAATCGCCTTAActgttttcacacatttcacaatttttgtttagaaaaggCTGGATACCAGTGTCCAATCTGTTCCCCTCACCTTGCTGAAAAAATTGCAGAAATCTGTTCAGCATTTAATGAAAGCTTGTTGAAACCAACAGCAAAATCTACTAGAACCCCACAAAGCAATCAAGAACCTggtagtaatgatgagaaTGACAGCATTAATGTCAAAAGAAATTGTGACCCTGAATACTATGACTCTGCACAATGGGAATCCCACATTGACAGCGAGTTAAATTCATTTGTTGTTGCACAGCCACAACTGTGACACAATGTTCCTAATCACCAGGCTGCACCTTCACAGGCAATTGACATCCAAGTTACAACTCATCCAGTTGGTTCATCTACATTTTGGTTCTTTCCTCCTTACATATCTCAGTCAACTCTACTTGGAAGAAATGGATCTAATGCATGTACTTTTATCTCACAAATTTTGGCCCATTCATATATCACTTCTGCAAACCGAACCAGTATACAGCTCAGCCGTGGTCCTCCCACAAACCCTCATTGGCTTTCAATGATGTTATCTGCAACTGTTCGTGGCAACAGCATATATGACACTGTGACAAATGGTTGCGGGTCTCCATTCTTTAGTGTTGTTGAGGCAAAACCACATCTAGATTCAGTCATTGGGACTGTTTCTCTTGAAGACACTCTCGATCTGTCAATTACATCAGCTAATCCACAGGTTCCTCAAAGTTCACTTGCATTTTATCTGCAAAGGCTTGATCGCGAACAGAACTTAGCAGCAATAGTCATAGCTAATGGAATGACAATATCTCTCGTCGGACACGATTCAAAGATCTGTTCTAGATAGCCATCTACACTAT
The sequence above is a segment of the Nematostella vectensis chromosome 2, jaNemVect1.1, whole genome shotgun sequence genome. Coding sequences within it:
- the LOC5514985 gene encoding uncharacterized protein LOC5514985, giving the protein MDKHRMSYRQTFVVAIIVVLVVASLGFVHANDDAQHCMMSCKTRNGKGCIGRLYQLSEELSRVAKLPVGSHVCRRHWDMLRRSNLRCSCPMHDKQQPSRLNKQPIPSRFYPVFDEIGLTVAEYQPGTRWCYRCKLLAYKKFESRPQTSRKPVEEKANSSTSAISTEQQLQKIFQFTGSPILHLNESMQDISMSAPTISQLDQTKQQFGRLFSRLEALADICDIHLLETWKELQTPLGTIKIAPNGNVLMDSQVWDQIKTTIKELDELDEGNSLGQLVQQFQMALYHHALSSEAPLYEPAAMKAFTQKHSPGQFEMLLSSITREDSRLSDEHQAVQEQRTVVLLHTLAYFRSQKTSTLQKDEGLFLQHHGASRTAINSGRILGFSTSPRNIDSHKKALITKYPDILMRKVILATEKGFLIVQLLDDFHNILTVRLPTNLKLSLATHMASGLLDIYPSIPAVPIPTRDTRHSRVIVKIGNENKICRGGIVLDYIKELFQRPVLSKMYLETNHQCISPKYIQQQLKELRYSMDFNVVVFSGLSHDELCTLESTNLIDEFEQSLKSMEDYKSAIDHIFLCCPQLEHYLKKFVVPAPGDWPTWFYQKKLIAQEVNADASFLSVIPEQGPFHVFLNLQDVVKIYDFLFKKVYKETFGSDLPNKPKPFRVSLVITAVFLAWGKLRDKVLLKFKLCKDIEYASILFLLDEVVPISFFHYPVTFRSGDMESYITMMLKLSLLFIIWKRHHYDRSTLLMLSDFSFHKQHFSQYHELKKKWMALITEKKVEIWHSVLRSFISSYDSASQIRDKALSFAASKTEQLFHNYLTTPYSRGYSEKDLSLVTGTAADALLKIIKQVGQNLGKAKQVPQETNARGQPKGDMKFFLPTFDTAITSKAMPLGYSFVKEDPSTMPDPKLICDYKNCTQLSTTNVNRLNCFHTFHNFCLEKAGYQCPICSPHLAEKIAEICSAFNESLLKPTAKSTRTPQSNQEPGSNDENDSINVKRNCDPEYYDSAQWESHIDIPNHQAAPSQAIDIQVTTHPVGSSTFWFFPPYISQSTLLGRNGSNACTFISQILAHSYITSANRTSIQLSRGPPTNPHWLSMMLSATVRGNSIYDTVTNGCGSPFFSVVEAKPHLDSVIGTVSLEDTLDLSITSANPQVPQSSLAFYLQRLDREQNLAAIVIANGMTISLVGHDSKICSR